The Mytilus edulis chromosome 5, xbMytEdul2.2, whole genome shotgun sequence genomic interval TTACCAATTGTTCTTCATCAGCATTTGTTCTAAATCCACAGCATGGACAGCATCCCACCATATGTCCTGTAAAGAAAGGAGTTTATAAACATTTGtgagatattaaaatattaacataGCACTTATTATTAGTATCCAAAACAATATTTAAGATACTCCTTGAAAATATGTGATACTGAAAGAATATATGTGGTAAACTCAATTGAAAAATTGATTTCTTCTTCACACAATACCCAAATGCAAAACATAATTTCTCTGTCAGTGTTGTGGAATTAAACAATGAGAATAATCATCCCTCTAATGGATTAAATATGAAATTGAGAGattaaaaatattgtaatttatatatttattattatgttcAGTATTGATTTATATAGTTATTTTTATAATACCTTCAAACATCATCAGTGTGTGGGCTATTGTTACCCTTTTATTATTTACTTCTTCCCGAGTTATACCAAGCAGAGATTGTCCAGCCAGATATTTCTCAGCAAACTGTAAAAGATAgaagcatttaataaaaatagtGACATTAAAGTCATAGCAATTTACCAATTTAATAAATGATGTGCTGTTTTGATCAAAGTGTTGCACCCTTTGTTGTGTCAATATATAATCTATACAAGTCCGGCTATTTGAAATAACGATggtgtaattaaaaaaaagtaaagatgTAGTATATATTTGCAAAAAACACATTTACTGAAGAAGTATTAACCCTTTAGGACTAACAGTGTCTTGGTCATGGACCTTTACAAGATGGGACAGATGAATGGGTGAACACAGGAGAAATAAATTGAATACTAAAATCCCAAATTCTGTTAATTCATTAATATTAATGTATACCAAAAGACAGAAGATGCCACAACTGGATCCATCTAGTTGTTTGGAATGGTCAGGTACTTCCAGTGTCCAGTTTTTGTAACCATTCTCTGGATGAAGAAGCATCATCTGTCCTATGTATTTTCTgagaaaaatatgttattttaagtTACATGAACATACTAAGTACTCCACACccattaaatatcaaaataaaagctTGCATTAATGAACATTTCaatgtaatatattttatttcaatcacTGTACCAgatttacaaaagataaagaaCAGACTTTGTGAATAGTTCACTCACTAAATATATAGGATTTGACCCCTTTTGCACTCCATTGCAGGTATCATAATGCTATAAATATAAATTTCCTGGATAAGTTAGCTTACCTCCAATTCAAAAGAACTGTTCTCTTTTGATATGGTGATGCGCCCAAAGGGTTGAGAAAAACAACCTTTCCCTTTGATGGTTCAACAATCTGAAAACATAAGTATTAAGTATATTACATTGGTTTGGTATGGagtaatgaaaacaaaacttattcAACTTATACAACAGTCTTGCAACGTCTTATGAAATTCAGAATGCAATCCCTTTTGATCATAATCCTGTGTCATTGTCATTCACTAGCAAATGTATTtagaaaacattataaaatattaacaataacaattgtATTTGCTCTGTCAAATCATTATTAGAGGGTTGCATTTTTGACATGCACAAAAAGGTGTCACAGATTTAACTGGAAAACAAGGGTCTTTCTGCATTCTTTTTTTGTACATCTAATTCATCAAAGTTAAATAGGAAAGTTCCTAAATTTTTCATGAAAGAAAAGTGATGTGCTGAAGTTTATACATATCCACTTTTCATATAAGAGAGAATtgtatttttttgccatttttttatcCACCACAAAATTCCTAAATTGGATAGATGAAAGTTGTTGATAAAATGAGAAATGGAATCAGTTAcacgaatttttttatttatacatgcAAAAATTATGTTGTTGGGTTTATGTTTTAGTTCACTGTTTTAATGGgacaataagattttttttttacaatatggTTAATGAAGATGTATTTGTTAATTTGATCTGTATTTCCACCTTTTATGTGTTCATTAGAAGTACTAATACATCAGTTGTTGTAATTTGTTTTAGACAAGTCTAAtcctataaacaaaaaaataatgcacCACAACAATGATTACCAGCAAATCCCAGTGACCTCCTCTCTGGTGGTAGGCTCCAATGACAAAGTCGTATGGTATTAATTTGTTCTGAAATTAGAGTTATCATTAGAACAAATCATTCTAATCTTTCCTAAAAATGTATAATGAATGAATTTCTTCCCTTAACATAATGGAATTCAGGGCTAGACAAtatctattatttattttcaataaaaaggtCCATCTTGCTACTGGTAATATTTTTTATCCCCCTGTGGTTAACGTTGACAATTCAGAATGAACCTATTAAGCATTATTTACAATTACCCTTTAAATAAAAGTATTCAGAAAATTTCTTAAATGGCTATCATAGAAATGTTACTCTTTTATGcaaaatttatcatttatatgttAGTTTTCTTTTGGTGACAGGGTGTTTACCTTTTCATGTCGACCAGGGACATATTTTCCATTAATGATGTTGTTTGTGGTGCTGACCAACTGGTGTCTTACTTTTATGTTTCCCTTGTCCATCTCAGTTTGGGCAATATATGTCAGGTATGCATCCATGACCTTAATTTAACAAGCAATGCCATTCTTCAATATTATATTTCAATGCAATATCCCATTGCAAATTTATCAAAAGCAAATACTTGCTTTCTTAAAGAATTTGATTATATGGAAATATGATATACTTTTAGAACATTAAGCAATTGAAATCATGAATTATATGTAATAATGATTCATTTTCTTGGTCATTTTACCTTGTTTTCACTATAAAGAAAGAAATTATCAGTAATGATATCAAGttcttaatattttctttttaaagaaatgcatacattcatatattcatttcaaagtttGGTTTGGGTTCTTTTATATGACATATTTAGCTATAGGAAGTCATGTAATTTATAGAGTATTTTATCGTTTTTCTTAGAAATAATATAAATTTCACAATGAAAGCAagcatgtaaaacaaaaatataattcctCAGTGTTGAAGAGATTTCTACAGAAGAGAATATTAATATGCGTATGGATTATTTGTTGAATACATTGACTTACTTTGTCTGTTAGCCAGTTTGAGTCTTTGAGAGAGTTTATGTCGCCATATGTGATATCTATTCCGAAAACTTTGGCAATGAAATATTTGTTGGCCACATTTTCCTGCCAAATATTTGCAACTTTATTTTCAACTGAAATAAATGCATTTATAGATTCAATATGTATTCCTTTCTGTTATTACAACTGTTCTGTTACCTATGCTTTATCATACTAATGAATGGATAGAGAAGTCTACATATAATATATGATCTTTTTTATTGatctatttgtaaaataaatgttcCCATAAAAAGACCTAaattaatcacaaactaatacatgtaaaataagcaaaagtttcaaagtcaatatggAGGCTGCCAGGACAGAGGCGGCAATGTCAAATAATCACCATGGAAATGAGCTGTGCCAATGCTAGTATAACTGCATGCCTATGTCTTACTTTTTGACTCTATTAAGGCGAGAAGAAGctgtaaattaaatttgaagaaCTTGTTTTTAATGACACAAATTACATCTTAAATATCatcatatttgaaatattaaatggCAAACCTTTTTGTTTATCAATTTCTGTGACAGTCAAGTCCGTCAGATAACCATCCATCCATTGGATTTTTCTAGCCTTTGATACCAAAGTTCCTGAAagtcatataatatatattcagcAAAAAAGTAACTAAACATTTCAAGAGGTCTGTATCACTACTGTTTTGATATGCTGGATATCAGGAACCCATTGTTTTACCATTTGTATTAATATGAAAAACATCAATAATAAAACGGTACACtgtatatattacatatatgttTGAAGTCAATTTATTTTGACTGGTGAACTAGCAGGGttgaattataaaatattgttttgtagtTAATCCAGGCCGTTATTGTCTTTTAGCTGTTATGGATGTGTTCCTTGTTGAAAGTTGTACTGCAATCTGTATTTGATAACATCTAcctcatttggtctctggtggagttAAATCATTGGCAAACATACAACATCTTCTAATTTCTATTATTACCCTCAACATCTGACATTATTGACAACATCTTGACAACACAAATATTGTCTCTtagaataattatataaaaatattgaataataactACCTGattctttcaaaaatttaatCAGTTCCTGCATCTCTTTCTCTAGGGTTTCTGAAGTTTTTAGGGGATCCTTCTCCAAGATCAGAATTCCTTCATCAACTAATAAAATACAGCAACAATATAGTTTACtatgatttttatttaaaaaatgcatataaacaaataaatatattataaatcttTTCATTCTTTCTGTATCATATTTTAAGGGGAAATCTTATTGTTAATAATGCTATTTACCATAATGATTACAATTCTGAATGTAATTCAAATTGCCATTGAAGTTTTAACTGTTGCAGTTGCTTACCCATTCTAGCAATGATGGTGAAAAGTAACTCAACAAGACAATGGTCGGATATCTTCATATGACTAGGAACATATGTTTTGACGACAGAAATCAAAACGTGTGCATCTTCAACTGCACTATCCAATGCAACTGCTGCTCGCTTTGCTGCTGTTCCTTTGACATAGTTATCTTTTGCTGCCAGATCTTCCCAATTTCTTggtgtcaaaattttaagatatCCTTAAAATAAATTGCATTTCTTTACCAGCActgaagttgaagtgcattgtGTGATAAACAAGTCATACATGCTTTATGATATACAAAATTGTACACATTTCTTATGATCAATAATACATAGATTATTATCCTGAGATTGAGATTGAGTTTAAATTTTGTGGTTTAATAATAACAAGTATAAAGTAACATAAATGTACACTGAAAAAGGATTAGCATCCTTTAAAGTAGCTTCTAAAATTTGTATCATGACTATTTTTGTGACTGTATTACTTTAAGCTGTTATGACAGTTTGTGACTAGAAAACAAAGAGCATGACAGATTTTCAGTTTActattttttggttaaaattaCCCTCCAACTTGACAAGTATTTTCTCTTTGCAGGGATCTTTATCATCAGGTTTTCCTTCACTGCCTTGTTTAGCTTTAGCATCTGaaagaatatttttataaaacaatattagtTAATAAAACAGTATATGATCCCAAGCTTTATTTTatgtactttcaataatgcaaatgggcaattgattaatttctaatgcagaaatttacaaaacaataaggAAATATCGAGTTTTTGTGGAATATGTAACTCGACTTTTAAAGATATTCCTGATAGTTGGAACAGTTTACAGGCATGATAGGAGTGAATAGggtaaatttgtttgtttgtgtatgaACTTGTTCTCACATAAAACCAAATTGTTAATTGACAAATAGAGTGATACTCGGTACTTTTCTACTACCTTTTATGATCAAATCGCAAAGGAACAATATTCAAAgtttcttacatgtatatataaagtatagtacatttgatttttttggtgtttatTCATATAAGATCTTGAgttatttttttaactagattattAAATTGTGTACGATATTCGTGTACCTGCCCTACATTGCCTCCTTTATAAGGGCATGTAAAAGTAGTTGATAGAACtccttatttttttcacaaaacacCACTAGCACAAATATTGAAAGTGTATGTTTGATTGTTTCGAAGAAATATCAATTAATAGTTAgggttctttttttaaatgaagcatGGTCTTCTTAATAAGCTCGGTATCACGTAATATTTTATTAtacgatacggttgatacgtttgTAAATGACCGACCGGCCACTATTCATAACTGGTTTATGGCATATTTATAAAGAATATGCAATATCTATACAAGCTGTCAAGAtattggtaaatatttcatgaaccCTACCAAACTATGAAATACTTACTTTTTTTAGTTATAATCTTTGGtggcattgttttttttaaatttaacttcaTTTTCTTCTTACTGGAAATTCCTGTTCTGTCTGTccacataaaaaattaaaaaatgtgactttaaatttttgtaattaaCAGCAAGTGGCATCTTTTGTAATATTAAAAACGTcacaattatttctaaatttacagtagaTGGAAACACAACTCAATTCAGAAGGAGAATCTATGTACATTTTGGGTAATCCCTAGGCCTTTCTATATATGTTTCAAATTAATATTGTAAgcaattacaccttatgtaagaatccggggttttgattggtcgatagccagtgtatttttcaccaatttactgttatcaaatgaatatcattcatttttaacgccgctggggtatttgctaaaaggatatgccttttttaccctctctgccgtggtatttgtgaaaaaatactctatccgactggacgcttgtaacggcacgatcatcaatgcgttttagttaattaacattcggtgtaattaaaccgatatatcatgttcttgaggggtatttgcgaaaaataccagtcttgagaatgaatttcccttgCCTTAAGGCTTGTGAAATTTAaaattctctcgactggtatttttcacaaatacccctccttaacatgatatatctgttcaatagcCAACTgcaatttgtattttgtttgctAAAGGAAATATTTCCTCTTATTACAATAACCCTACACATACCAGTGTCATCTGTTGTGGTATTAATTAGCTCTCTTTTCTTCTGGACAGtaactagaaaaaaataaatattatactgACATTAAGATAACCATATTTTAATAGGAAGTTGAATTTTCTAACAAGTAAATTATTGTGTATTTCTACAGCAGCAGATATACTGATTAAGGGACATAGAAGTaagcaaaacacaaaaatattctattatgaaatacaaaacaaTGTAAAGCAAGGCCCACATAATGGCATCTAAAGTACATAAGGAAAATAACAAATTCTCTAAATGGCATGTGCTATTCACCTACATTTTAAACAATGGctatttttttaagtaaaatcaTCATAAAATTGGAATTACTCAATTTAACAATTTCAattttgttgacttatttgtatcaattttctcttttaaagttttaaagttttattttatttataaaagtttCCTGTTAATAGAAAAATTATGCAAAAGAAGCAATAGAAATTAtcttttaagggcaataactccaaataATGAGTCGGAATAGgcaaaacttgcatttttacCATATATGTCAGGGGCAAATTTAGGCGGGGCCGTGGCGGGCGTGAGGCCCCCACCCCTAAATTTGCAAAC includes:
- the LOC139524545 gene encoding sentrin-specific protease 1-like produces the protein MKLNLKKTMPPKIITKKNAKAKQGSEGKPDDKDPCKEKILVKLEGYLKILTPRNWEDLAAKDNYVKGTAAKRAAVALDSAVEDAHVLISVVKTYVPSHMKISDHCLVELLFTIIARMVDEGILILEKDPLKTSETLEKEMQELIKFLKESGTLVSKARKIQWMDGYLTDLTVTEIDKQKVENKVANIWQENVANKYFIAKVFGIDITYGDINSLKDSNWLTDKVMDAYLTYIAQTEMDKGNIKVRHQLVSTTNNIINGKYVPGRHEKNKLIPYDFVIGAYHQRGGHWDLLIVEPSKGKVVFLNPLGASPYQKRTVLLNWRKYIGQMMLLHPENGYKNWTLEVPDHSKQLDGSSCGIFCLLFAEKYLAGQSLLGITREEVNNKRVTIAHTLMMFEGHMVGCCPCCGFRTNADEEQLIQCKICKNLFHRKTHCVGEVFAVGTSNKDFVCEIDRQNSLIK